Proteins from one Humidesulfovibrio mexicanus genomic window:
- a CDS encoding DUF935 domain-containing protein: MKTVTLVDHLGRPIERQTLLSEVAAPQLTGVRRAWDPEAIAQGLTPHRLARILRAAAEGDLRAYLTLAEEMEERDPHYQSVLGTRKRACSGLEPTVAAATDDKRDVELADAVREHIAESTEFPDLCTDLLDGLGKGYAACEIIWNRQATRWLPAAYEWRDPKFFRFDQVTGRELRLEDMGAVDGLPLPPFKFLVHMPKLKSGLPARGGLARLVAAAHMCKSYTLTDWLAFAEVFGMPLRLGRYGPNASADDIRTLVSAVANLGTDAAAVIPDTMRIEMVDGGKGGSSGGQILFQNLAEWLDRQVSKAVLGQTMTSDDGSSLGQAKVHNEVRKDILTADARQLAATINRDLVRPFVDLNYGPPPSGKYPRLVLPVREAEDVKALTEALAKLVPLGLRVEASVVRDRLGFPDPADGAEVLGAAQTPAQDNDEGRAANREGYTTGGDMGAELEEFAGEALADWEPQASVVVDPVQELADRCESYEDFLAGLPGLLEKMDPSALVRALALATFKARAVGDAGSGS; this comes from the coding sequence ATGAAAACAGTCACCCTTGTCGATCACCTGGGCCGCCCAATCGAACGGCAGACTTTGCTGAGCGAGGTGGCCGCACCGCAGCTCACCGGCGTGCGCCGCGCCTGGGATCCGGAGGCCATCGCCCAGGGGCTGACGCCGCATCGCCTAGCCAGGATTCTGCGCGCCGCGGCCGAAGGCGATCTGCGCGCATACCTCACCCTGGCCGAGGAGATGGAGGAGCGCGACCCGCATTACCAATCCGTGCTCGGCACCCGTAAGCGCGCCTGCTCCGGTTTGGAGCCCACAGTGGCCGCAGCCACGGATGACAAGCGCGACGTGGAGCTGGCCGACGCCGTGCGTGAGCATATCGCCGAGTCCACGGAGTTTCCGGACCTGTGCACCGACCTGCTTGACGGGCTGGGCAAGGGCTATGCCGCGTGCGAGATCATCTGGAACCGGCAGGCCACGCGTTGGCTTCCTGCCGCCTATGAATGGCGCGACCCCAAGTTCTTCCGCTTCGACCAGGTCACCGGCCGCGAGCTGCGCCTGGAGGATATGGGCGCAGTGGATGGCCTGCCCTTGCCTCCGTTCAAGTTCCTCGTCCACATGCCCAAGCTCAAGAGCGGCCTGCCCGCGCGCGGCGGCCTGGCCCGTCTGGTGGCGGCGGCGCACATGTGCAAAAGCTACACCCTCACGGACTGGCTGGCCTTTGCCGAGGTATTCGGCATGCCGCTGCGGCTGGGGCGCTATGGCCCGAACGCCTCTGCGGATGACATCCGGACGCTGGTCTCCGCCGTGGCCAACCTGGGCACGGACGCCGCCGCCGTGATTCCGGACACCATGCGGATTGAGATGGTTGATGGAGGCAAGGGCGGTTCCTCCGGCGGGCAGATCCTGTTCCAGAACTTGGCGGAATGGCTGGACCGGCAGGTGAGCAAGGCCGTGCTGGGCCAGACCATGACCAGCGACGATGGCAGCTCCCTTGGTCAAGCAAAGGTCCACAACGAGGTGCGCAAGGACATCTTGACGGCCGATGCGCGTCAGCTCGCCGCCACCATCAACCGCGACCTGGTGCGCCCCTTCGTCGACCTGAACTACGGTCCGCCGCCTTCCGGCAAATACCCGCGGCTGGTGCTGCCCGTGCGCGAGGCCGAGGACGTGAAGGCACTCACCGAAGCCCTGGCCAAGCTGGTGCCGCTGGGGTTGCGCGTGGAGGCCTCCGTGGTGCGCGACCGCCTGGGCTTCCCCGATCCTGCGGATGGTGCCGAGGTGCTGGGCGCGGCGCAAACACCGGCACAGGATAACGACGAGGGCCGCGCCGCGAACCGCGAGGGGTACACAACTGGCGGCGACATGGGGGCGGAGCTTGAGGAGTTCGCCGGGGAGGCCCTGGCCGACTGGGAGCCACAGGCCAGCGTCGTGGTGGATCCCGTCCAGGAGTTGGCCGACCGCTGCGAGAGCTATGAGGATTTCTTGGCCGGGCTGCCCGGCCTGCTGGAAAAGATGGATCCGTCCGCCCTGGTGCGAGCCCTGGCGCTGGCCACGTTCAAGGCGCGCGCCGTGGGTGACGCGGGGAGCGGCTCCTGA
- a CDS encoding Mu-like prophage major head subunit gpT family protein: MIINGASLSALFTGLKTTFNNAFAAAPSLWPKIAMLVTSTTRENDYAWLANFPRMRKWVGDKVVKSLAAFKYTIVNDDFEATIAVRRNDIEDDNLGIYGPQAKGAAFSAKQLPDEIIFELVNQGFASPCYDGQYFFDTDHPVNGASVSNRGTVALSCATLAAAQASYGAARTAMRKFKDDDGRPLNITPTVLLVPPALDDTATALMTVDRLEDGKPNPYKGTAEVVVANWLTSDTAWFLLDTTKPVMPFIYQQRKAPVFVQQTAPDSDNVFNRAEYKFGAEARGAGGYGLWQLAWGSTGAGA; encoded by the coding sequence ATGATCATCAACGGAGCAAGCCTTTCGGCCCTGTTCACGGGCCTCAAAACCACCTTCAACAACGCCTTCGCCGCCGCGCCCTCCCTGTGGCCTAAAATCGCCATGCTGGTCACCTCCACCACAAGGGAGAACGACTATGCCTGGCTGGCCAACTTCCCGCGCATGCGCAAGTGGGTGGGCGACAAGGTCGTCAAGTCTTTGGCCGCCTTCAAGTACACCATCGTCAACGACGACTTCGAAGCCACCATCGCGGTGCGGCGCAACGACATCGAGGACGACAACCTGGGCATCTACGGTCCCCAGGCGAAAGGGGCGGCGTTCTCCGCCAAGCAGCTCCCGGACGAGATCATCTTCGAGCTGGTCAACCAGGGCTTCGCCTCGCCCTGCTACGATGGCCAATACTTCTTCGACACCGACCATCCCGTGAACGGCGCGAGCGTGAGCAACCGCGGCACCGTGGCCTTGTCCTGTGCCACCCTGGCTGCGGCCCAGGCAAGCTACGGCGCTGCGCGCACGGCCATGCGGAAGTTCAAGGACGATGACGGCCGTCCCCTGAACATCACCCCGACCGTGCTCCTGGTGCCCCCGGCTTTGGATGACACCGCCACCGCCCTCATGACCGTGGATCGCCTGGAGGACGGCAAGCCCAACCCCTACAAGGGCACGGCCGAGGTTGTCGTCGCAAACTGGCTGACCTCCGACACCGCCTGGTTCCTGCTGGACACCACCAAGCCGGTGATGCCCTTCATCTACCAGCAGCGCAAGGCCCCGGTATTCGTCCAGCAGACCGCCCCCGACTCGGACAACGTGTTCAACCGCGCCGAGTACAAGTTCGGGGCCGAGGCCCGCGGCGCTGGCGGCTACGGCCTCTGGCAGCTCGCCTGGGGCTCCACCGGCGCCGGCGCGTAA
- a CDS encoding phage protease — MKHTAFNTELPASAPEWIQLLPAGPDVVGVDGRRWLFDQVGMVSVLNAFARRAQPLVIDWEHATELRGAAGLEAPASGWIRELQDRGGELWARVEWNARAAEQIRNREYRYISPVFTFQKSSGRVAEVVSAGLTNVPNLRLTALNRESQDSNQEDDMPLKLIAKALGLDDGATADQILTATNSLKAKAEQTSAVPVALCRALGLAETATPESAVQIVSGLKTQSLDLTRFVPRADYELATNRANDAEARLKAQADAQAEAEINGLVDQAVKDGKVAPASKDFYLAACRQQGGVEEFKKFLGTAPVIAPDKTVQREVGADGAAKLTDVEQAMCKVLDLDPKDYAKTLGKEEK; from the coding sequence ATGAAGCACACAGCATTCAACACTGAACTCCCCGCGAGCGCCCCCGAGTGGATCCAGCTCCTGCCCGCCGGTCCGGATGTCGTCGGTGTGGACGGCCGCCGCTGGCTCTTCGACCAAGTCGGCATGGTTTCCGTGCTCAACGCCTTCGCCCGCCGGGCGCAGCCCCTCGTCATTGACTGGGAGCACGCCACCGAGTTGCGCGGCGCGGCCGGGCTGGAGGCCCCCGCATCCGGCTGGATTCGTGAACTGCAAGACCGTGGCGGCGAGCTGTGGGCGCGGGTGGAGTGGAACGCCCGCGCCGCCGAGCAGATCCGCAATCGCGAGTACCGCTACATCTCCCCAGTGTTCACCTTTCAGAAGAGTTCCGGCCGCGTCGCGGAGGTGGTCTCCGCCGGCCTCACCAACGTTCCCAACCTGCGGCTCACGGCCTTAAACCGCGAGTCCCAAGACTCCAACCAGGAGGACGACATGCCTTTGAAGCTCATTGCAAAGGCCCTGGGGCTGGACGACGGCGCGACCGCTGACCAGATCCTCACGGCCACGAATTCCCTCAAGGCCAAGGCCGAGCAGACCTCGGCCGTGCCGGTCGCCCTGTGCCGCGCCCTGGGCCTGGCCGAGACGGCAACGCCCGAAAGCGCGGTCCAGATCGTGAGCGGCCTCAAGACCCAATCCCTGGACCTCACCCGCTTCGTGCCCAGGGCCGACTACGAGCTGGCCACCAACCGCGCCAACGACGCCGAAGCCAGGCTGAAGGCCCAGGCCGACGCCCAGGCCGAGGCCGAGATCAACGGGCTGGTGGACCAGGCCGTGAAGGACGGCAAGGTGGCCCCGGCGTCCAAGGATTTCTATCTGGCGGCCTGCCGCCAGCAGGGCGGCGTGGAGGAGTTCAAGAAGTTCCTCGGCACCGCCCCGGTCATCGCCCCGGACAAGACCGTCCAGCGCGAGGTCGGCGCGGACGGCGCGGCCAAGCTCACGGATGTTGAGCAGGCCATGTGCAAGGTCCTGGATCTCGATCCCAAGGACTACGCAAAAACCCTCGGCAAGGAGGAGAAGTAG
- a CDS encoding phage terminase large subunit family protein, which produces MSGILYPFQRRWIDDPARFKVGMFARQTGKTFTNTLEIAEDILAHDVAGTRTRWVILSRGERQAKEAMDEGLKLHLRAMGAAFEAVEGDSGYRYEDGSSIKALEVIMRHGSRVTALPANPDTARGFSANVLLDEFAFHKDSRAIWKALFPVISKPGLKLRVVSTPNGKGNKFYDLVTGKNDRWSRHIVDIHQAVAEGLERNIAELREGCGDEDAWLQEFELQWLDESSAWLSYELINTCEHDRAGQPEGYAGGPCFVGVDIGARRDLFVIWVLEAVGDVLWTREIIARRRIPFAEQDRLLDAVFERYRVVRCGMDQTGMGEKPVEDAKARHGSLRVEGVLFTGPNKLTLATAGKETFEDKRIRIPLGDKEVRADLHKLQRVVGPTGSPRFVAESDAEGHADRAWACFLAVNAASQEQERFGSIRVPRNPTSSHERDDESHDRNVRITAGFRRGSL; this is translated from the coding sequence ATGAGCGGTATCCTGTACCCGTTCCAGCGCCGCTGGATCGACGATCCCGCGCGCTTCAAGGTGGGCATGTTCGCCCGCCAGACGGGCAAGACGTTCACCAACACCCTGGAGATCGCCGAGGACATCCTGGCCCACGACGTGGCCGGCACGCGCACGCGCTGGGTCATCCTTTCGCGCGGGGAACGCCAGGCCAAGGAGGCCATGGACGAAGGGCTCAAGCTGCATTTGCGGGCCATGGGCGCGGCCTTCGAGGCCGTGGAGGGCGACTCCGGCTATCGCTACGAGGACGGCTCCAGCATCAAGGCCCTTGAGGTCATCATGCGCCACGGCTCCCGCGTCACCGCCCTGCCGGCCAATCCGGACACGGCGCGCGGCTTTTCGGCCAACGTGCTGCTCGACGAATTCGCCTTCCACAAGGATTCCCGCGCCATCTGGAAGGCGCTCTTCCCGGTCATCTCCAAGCCCGGTCTCAAGCTGCGCGTGGTCAGCACGCCAAACGGCAAGGGCAACAAATTCTACGACCTGGTCACGGGCAAGAACGACCGCTGGAGCCGCCACATCGTGGACATCCACCAGGCCGTTGCCGAAGGCCTGGAGCGCAACATAGCCGAGCTGCGCGAGGGCTGCGGCGACGAAGACGCCTGGCTGCAGGAGTTCGAGCTGCAATGGCTCGACGAGTCCTCGGCTTGGCTGTCCTACGAGCTGATCAACACCTGCGAGCATGACCGCGCCGGACAGCCGGAGGGCTACGCGGGCGGGCCGTGCTTTGTGGGGGTGGACATCGGCGCGCGGCGCGACCTGTTCGTCATCTGGGTTCTGGAGGCCGTGGGCGACGTGCTCTGGACGCGGGAGATCATCGCCCGGCGGCGCATCCCCTTTGCCGAGCAGGACCGCCTGCTCGACGCCGTGTTCGAGCGTTACCGCGTCGTTCGTTGCGGCATGGACCAGACAGGCATGGGCGAAAAGCCCGTGGAGGACGCCAAGGCACGGCACGGCAGCTTGCGCGTGGAGGGCGTGCTGTTCACCGGCCCGAACAAGCTCACCCTGGCCACGGCAGGCAAGGAAACCTTCGAGGACAAACGCATCCGCATTCCCCTGGGCGACAAAGAGGTACGGGCGGACCTGCACAAGCTCCAGCGGGTGGTCGGCCCCACGGGCAGCCCGCGCTTTGTGGCGGAGAGCGATGCCGAGGGACACGCCGACCGGGCTTGGGCCTGTTTCCTGGCCGTGAACGCGGCCTCACAGGAGCAGGAGCGTTTCGGCTCCATCCGCGTGCCCCGCAACCCCACTTCGAGCCATGAGCGGGACGACGAGTCCCATGACCGCAACGTCCGCATCACTGCCGGTTTCCGGCGCGGCAGCCTGTAG
- a CDS encoding phage head morphogenesis protein, whose protein sequence is MPRREFTPKPGFTFPGPPPKEALEFFRAKGLKPSFSYQDVWAEENVANFTVAKAMQLDVLSSISDAAERALSEGRTFRDFAKDLKPELQRQGWWGKREVVDPLTGKTRMAQLGSPRRLKTIYDTNMRTARAAGQWERIQRTKRALPFLLYELGPSREHRPEHAAWAGLMLPVDDPFWRSHYPPNGYGCKCRVRQVSRAEATRLEKSGVSAQVQETDSESGLPTGRFTSRTLPVRTAAPEVRTRQWTNRRTGEVSQVPVGIDPGFDYNFGEAYRVRQAARQWAEKVAAAPTELGAAAAADMPAEVLANLNAEYREWARRIARGDAVGAGGRRVVGAMRPRVVEKLAELGELPTGAALTIEQREVTHLLAEARKGEKALPEEVVLNLPAYLAKAKAVIWDGAGRRKALLYVLDLEQEKLGRVVVRLDHSAKGVPTNAVRSGSRVQEANLKQKGMVVLDGQL, encoded by the coding sequence ATGCCACGGCGAGAGTTCACGCCGAAGCCCGGCTTTACCTTTCCCGGTCCGCCTCCCAAGGAGGCGCTGGAGTTCTTCCGCGCCAAGGGACTGAAACCTTCTTTCAGCTACCAGGATGTGTGGGCCGAGGAAAATGTGGCCAACTTCACCGTGGCCAAGGCCATGCAGCTCGACGTGCTCTCCAGCATCAGCGATGCGGCCGAGCGGGCGCTCTCGGAGGGACGCACCTTCCGCGATTTCGCCAAGGACTTGAAGCCGGAACTCCAGCGCCAGGGTTGGTGGGGCAAGCGAGAGGTCGTGGATCCGCTGACGGGCAAGACACGCATGGCGCAGCTGGGAAGCCCGCGCAGGCTCAAGACTATCTACGACACCAACATGCGCACGGCCCGCGCGGCCGGGCAGTGGGAGCGCATCCAGCGCACCAAGCGGGCGCTGCCCTTCCTCTTGTACGAACTTGGCCCCTCGCGTGAGCACCGGCCGGAGCACGCGGCCTGGGCCGGGCTCATGCTGCCCGTGGATGATCCGTTCTGGCGTAGCCACTACCCGCCCAACGGGTACGGCTGCAAATGCAGGGTCCGCCAAGTTTCGCGCGCAGAGGCCACGCGGCTTGAGAAAAGCGGTGTGAGCGCGCAGGTGCAAGAGACCGATTCCGAGTCCGGCCTGCCCACCGGCCGCTTCACCAGCCGCACACTGCCGGTCCGCACAGCCGCGCCGGAGGTTCGCACGCGGCAGTGGACAAACCGCCGCACGGGCGAAGTGAGCCAGGTGCCGGTCGGGATCGACCCCGGCTTCGACTACAACTTCGGCGAGGCCTATCGCGTGCGCCAGGCTGCCCGCCAGTGGGCGGAGAAGGTCGCCGCGGCGCCGACCGAGCTGGGCGCGGCGGCGGCTGCGGACATGCCCGCAGAGGTGCTGGCCAACCTCAACGCCGAGTATCGGGAATGGGCGCGGCGCATCGCGCGCGGCGACGCCGTTGGGGCCGGTGGGCGGCGCGTGGTGGGGGCCATGCGGCCCAGAGTCGTGGAGAAGCTGGCTGAGCTCGGCGAGCTGCCGACCGGGGCCGCGCTCACCATCGAACAGCGCGAGGTGACGCACCTGCTGGCCGAGGCCCGCAAGGGGGAAAAGGCGTTGCCCGAAGAGGTGGTGCTGAACCTGCCTGCGTACTTGGCCAAGGCCAAGGCGGTCATCTGGGATGGTGCCGGACGCCGCAAAGCCCTGCTCTACGTGCTTGACCTGGAGCAGGAGAAGCTCGGCCGCGTGGTGGTTCGCCTGGATCATTCGGCCAAGGGCGTCCCCACCAACGCCGTCCGGAGCGGATCGCGGGTGCAGGAAGCCAACCTGAAGCAGAAGGGGATGGTGGTGCTGGATGGTCAGCTGTAG